The following proteins are co-located in the Haloplanus sp. HW8-1 genome:
- a CDS encoding DNA polymerase sliding clamp, whose translation MFKAIVSASTLRDALDSVSVLVDECKVRLNEDGLSIRAVDPANVGMVDLSLDAAAFESYEADGGVIGVNLARLEDIAGMGNAGDLVHLQLDEETRKLHIRIDGLSYTLALIDPDSIRQEPDIPDLDLPARIVVEGNQLDRGITAADMVSDHINLRVDEAAATFHIEAEGDTDDVDFEMGADDLIDLEAGPADSLFSLDYLKDMNKAIPGDAEVTVELGEEFPVKLHYEFSEGLGRVTFMLAPRIQSD comes from the coding sequence ATGTTCAAGGCCATCGTGAGCGCGTCGACGCTCCGGGATGCCCTCGACTCCGTGAGCGTGCTGGTCGACGAGTGTAAGGTGCGACTCAACGAGGACGGCCTGTCGATTCGGGCGGTCGACCCCGCGAACGTCGGCATGGTCGACCTCTCCCTCGATGCGGCGGCGTTCGAATCCTACGAGGCCGACGGCGGCGTCATCGGCGTCAACCTCGCACGTCTGGAGGACATCGCTGGCATGGGGAACGCCGGCGACCTGGTCCACCTCCAACTCGACGAGGAGACCCGCAAACTCCACATCCGCATCGACGGCCTCTCGTATACGCTCGCGCTGATCGATCCCGATTCGATTCGGCAGGAGCCCGACATTCCCGATCTCGATCTCCCGGCACGGATCGTCGTCGAGGGCAACCAGCTCGACCGCGGCATCACGGCCGCGGACATGGTGTCCGATCACATCAATCTCCGCGTCGACGAGGCGGCGGCGACGTTCCACATCGAAGCCGAGGGCGACACCGACGACGTCGACTTCGAGATGGGGGCCGACGACCTCATCGACCTGGAGGCCGGGCCGGCGGACTCGCTGTTCTCGCTCGACTATCTCAAGGATATGAACAAGGCCATCCCCGGCGACGCCGAGGTGACGGTCGAACTCGGCGAGGAGTTCCCGGTGAAGCTCCACTACGAGTTCAGCGAAGGGCTCGGTCGGGTGACCTTCATGCTCGCACCGCGCATCCAGAGCGACTGA
- a CDS encoding alpha/beta fold hydrolase codes for MPKPRRMQVSESVALETIHVDGSDPAIVFVHGGLGSLWNPYPQLDAFEGEQELVTYALAGNGNSTTRPKQSLIGHVTDLRNLLDALDVDRPIVHGHSYGTAIALEYAKRHSTVGLVLHAGGDHDLTPAWEKPLLRLFLALRLYHLPANDALIRQLAYNVGFHEETTEAVVEDFLQSNPLPRRRSAWTTVTEAFWGYDGRSDTERVDVPTLVIHGPADGIVSVDAARGTARRLPESVFCRMERTGHVAMIERPAAYNRLFRTLLAAIEDERNLEPAVRDQLGEYNG; via the coding sequence ATGCCGAAGCCACGCCGGATGCAGGTCTCCGAATCGGTCGCATTAGAGACGATACACGTGGATGGGTCGGATCCAGCAATCGTGTTCGTCCACGGTGGTCTCGGCTCGCTGTGGAACCCGTATCCGCAACTGGACGCGTTCGAGGGCGAGCAGGAACTGGTGACGTATGCGCTGGCCGGAAACGGCAACTCCACGACGCGTCCCAAGCAGTCGCTCATCGGGCACGTCACCGACCTCCGGAATCTACTCGATGCGCTCGACGTCGACCGGCCGATCGTCCACGGCCACAGTTACGGCACCGCTATCGCGCTCGAATACGCCAAACGCCATTCGACGGTTGGCCTCGTGCTCCACGCAGGGGGCGATCACGACCTCACGCCGGCGTGGGAGAAACCGCTGTTACGGCTGTTCCTCGCGCTGCGGCTGTATCATCTGCCTGCGAACGACGCGCTCATCCGTCAACTGGCCTACAACGTCGGCTTTCACGAGGAGACAACCGAGGCCGTCGTTGAGGATTTCCTGCAATCGAATCCCTTGCCTCGCCGCCGCTCGGCGTGGACGACTGTGACCGAGGCGTTCTGGGGCTACGACGGACGCTCAGATACAGAGCGGGTCGACGTGCCCACGCTCGTCATCCACGGCCCTGCCGACGGGATCGTCTCGGTCGATGCGGCACGCGGGACTGCGCGTCGGCTCCCCGAGAGCGTGTTCTGCCGGATGGAGCGCACCGGTCACGTCGCGATGATCGAACGCCCGGCTGCGTACAATCGGCTCTTCCGGACACTCCTCGCGGCAATCGAAGACGAGCGCAATCTCGAACCGGCGGTTCGAGACCAGCTTGGTGAGTACAACGGGTAG
- a CDS encoding YihY/virulence factor BrkB family protein has product MSARPTGFRAIARAVVREVRLRDVTTLAASIAYYAFVSVLPLFVLAAVVATALGGPALRRAVVDLAGRYLLPVGQELVADALANTAGQSGVTIVGLGLLVWSSLKLFRGIDTAVARIYDTTPRGFLRSVRAGVTVLVAVGIGAFGGVALVGIVAVLDLPGISALAPVVFFLVLVAALFPVYYLTPAVDVSIREALPGTLVGACCWTLLGTAFAFYTAITAASSQFALYGVLGAVLLLVTWFYLAGLALLVGVTLNAVLADRTTARNRQVQHPRDRDHVTTAMTGDDTRGGDTDPSPAPDIEELADRVEAVRADLDAFESDVEDRTVDRPELEADLKAYVRRRMRRGHARGWGPYLVLLYGTIMTLGAFYFLSDLLAIVAMIVIFLSTLGLYALFVLVGAGLSLLGTPGRALDAVRRFRR; this is encoded by the coding sequence GTGTCAGCCAGACCGACCGGCTTCCGTGCCATCGCCCGCGCCGTCGTCCGCGAGGTTCGTCTGCGCGACGTCACCACGCTCGCAGCGAGCATCGCCTACTACGCCTTCGTCTCCGTACTCCCGCTGTTCGTCCTCGCGGCCGTCGTCGCGACGGCGCTCGGCGGGCCAGCGCTCCGGCGGGCCGTCGTCGACCTCGCCGGGCGATATCTCCTGCCCGTGGGCCAGGAACTCGTCGCCGACGCGCTGGCGAACACGGCCGGCCAGAGCGGCGTCACCATCGTCGGCCTCGGCCTCCTTGTCTGGAGTTCGCTGAAGTTGTTTCGCGGTATCGACACCGCCGTCGCCCGTATCTACGACACCACCCCCCGGGGATTCCTGCGGAGCGTCCGCGCCGGCGTGACCGTCCTCGTCGCCGTCGGGATCGGTGCCTTCGGCGGAGTCGCCCTCGTCGGGATCGTCGCCGTCCTCGACCTTCCCGGGATTTCGGCGCTCGCGCCCGTCGTCTTCTTCCTCGTCCTCGTCGCCGCCCTCTTTCCGGTGTACTACCTGACGCCCGCCGTCGACGTGTCGATCCGGGAGGCGCTCCCCGGCACGCTGGTCGGTGCCTGCTGCTGGACGCTTCTCGGGACCGCTTTCGCCTTCTACACCGCCATCACGGCGGCGAGCAGCCAGTTCGCGCTCTACGGCGTCCTCGGCGCCGTGCTCCTCCTCGTGACGTGGTTCTATCTCGCGGGGCTGGCGCTGCTGGTCGGCGTGACGCTCAACGCCGTCCTCGCCGATCGGACGACTGCCCGGAACCGGCAGGTACAACATCCACGGGACCGAGACCACGTGACGACGGCAATGACCGGAGACGACACGCGAGGCGGCGACACGGATCCCTCCCCGGCACCGGACATCGAGGAACTCGCCGACCGGGTCGAGGCGGTCCGTGCCGACCTCGACGCCTTCGAGTCCGACGTGGAAGATCGGACGGTCGATCGGCCGGAACTGGAGGCGGACCTGAAGGCGTACGTCCGCCGCCGGATGCGTCGCGGTCACGCCCGCGGCTGGGGGCCGTATCTCGTGCTCCTCTATGGAACGATCATGACCCTGGGTGCCTTCTACTTCCTCTCGGATCTGCTCGCCATCGTCGCGATGATCGTCATCTTCCTCTCGACGCTCGGGCTCTACGCCCTCTTCGTACTCGTTGGCGCCGGACTCTCCCTGCTCGGCACACCGGGACGGGCGCTCGACGCGGTCCGGCGGTTCCGGCGCTGA
- a CDS encoding MFS transporter, translating to MSLAASVAREAKALFGGSRGRSLAVIAGSWGLLLGVRMIYPILLPYFRASFDLSLTVAGLLVTILWLGSAIGQLPGGILADRYSERTIMIVGIVLVALSIGAVVAAPTALWLFAATALLGLGQSLYPIARITILADIYPDRIGSALGVTMATGDLGQTVLPPLAGAVAAAVAWQAGLGMLLPCLVLATVALWVQVPRGTEDNRIEGGFSVETVRDVLGDLRGPNTRVIVFVLFLYILVWQAFTGLYPTYLVEEKGLASSTASVLFSLFFGIGIVVKPLAGAAYDRIGVRGSLVMVLVAPVVGFVSLPFVHGLPALVAVTACISTMLGSGAITQSFLSDAFAGETRGTGLGVVRTATATTGAAGPVLFGAVADRGYFDEGYLVLAGLMLGVLVLVGLLTDA from the coding sequence ATGAGCCTCGCCGCCTCGGTCGCCAGGGAAGCGAAGGCACTGTTCGGGGGGAGCCGCGGCCGCTCGCTCGCCGTCATCGCCGGGTCGTGGGGGCTGTTGCTCGGGGTGCGGATGATCTACCCCATCCTCCTGCCGTACTTCCGGGCCTCGTTCGATCTGAGCCTCACCGTCGCGGGACTGCTCGTGACGATCCTGTGGCTCGGCTCGGCGATCGGTCAGTTGCCGGGGGGGATCCTGGCCGATCGCTACAGCGAGCGCACGATCATGATCGTCGGGATCGTACTGGTTGCGCTCTCGATCGGGGCGGTCGTCGCGGCGCCGACGGCGTTGTGGCTGTTCGCGGCGACCGCACTGCTCGGCCTGGGCCAGTCGCTGTATCCGATCGCTCGGATCACGATCCTCGCGGACATCTATCCGGACCGTATCGGGAGCGCACTCGGCGTGACGATGGCGACGGGTGATCTCGGACAGACCGTGTTGCCGCCCCTCGCCGGCGCCGTCGCCGCCGCCGTCGCCTGGCAGGCCGGCCTCGGGATGTTGCTCCCGTGTCTCGTCCTCGCGACGGTCGCGTTGTGGGTGCAGGTGCCTCGTGGAACCGAGGACAACCGAATCGAGGGTGGATTCAGCGTCGAGACTGTCCGCGACGTCCTGGGAGACCTTCGCGGGCCGAACACCCGCGTCATCGTCTTCGTACTCTTTCTGTACATCCTCGTCTGGCAGGCGTTCACGGGACTCTATCCGACGTACCTCGTCGAGGAGAAGGGACTCGCCTCCTCGACGGCGTCGGTCCTGTTCAGCCTGTTTTTCGGGATCGGAATCGTCGTCAAGCCGCTCGCGGGGGCGGCCTACGATCGAATCGGGGTCCGTGGCTCGCTCGTGATGGTGCTCGTCGCGCCCGTCGTCGGGTTCGTTTCGCTCCCTTTCGTCCATGGTCTTCCGGCCCTCGTCGCGGTCACCGCGTGTATCAGCACCATGCTCGGATCCGGTGCGATCACCCAGTCGTTCCTCTCGGACGCCTTCGCCGGGGAGACGCGGGGCACCGGACTCGGCGTCGTCCGCACCGCCACCGCGACGACCGGGGCGGCCGGCCCCGTCCTCTTCGGGGCCGTCGCCGATCGTGGCTACTTCGACGAGGGATATCTCGTCCTGGCGGGGCTGATGCTCGGCGTGCTTGTGCTCGTGGGACTGCTCACTGACGCGTGA
- a CDS encoding hybrid sensor histidine kinase/response regulator, with protein sequence MSKTLDSPLQRYLNNRGGKCRWSNSVTILTSQPLFVVSITLYIMSNGSPNSIQVLHVDDEPDFADLTATFLEREDDRFAVETATSASDGKDELEQNEFDCVVSDYEMPGQNGIEFLQSVREHHPELPFILFTGKGSEEVASDAISAGVTDYLQKEGGTDQYTVLANRITNAVEHHRAQERVERSEQRLREIVDALPHLLYVVDEEGNYLLANEALATFHDTTVEDIEGSNIAEILEASAADQFRQHLDEVLEDETTQRVPEVEITDPNGETHIFEPRLQPYEFGDVDDQAVLGIAADVTERKTHERTLERTRERMQLALEHTNSVIFEIDCNTDEVVRHGAYNEFFELSADEVPTWEDHLAQAVHPDDRDQFQQFYQQLVDGERDGGQLEYRTTPEMGDVRWIRDTISVQNESSGESRQVIGIAREITEYKEREQELEQKERRYQAIFDDPNILVGLIDTDGTVLEINETAMDYVDATREDVTDKPFWETPWFNYSERLQEDVKGWIKRAADGEYVEFETDLLQPGGEQYTVKGVFRPVRDEEGDVVSLIISDREITEQKEYERELEQTNALLSTLFDTLPVGVLAEDEQRNVVAVNEQMFELFDLPGSPDEIRGTDCAQLAADISDTFADSEAFVDRIDDLIAGQEPVYNEELELADGQTYARSYHPIELSEGDGHLWVYRDITARKTRETRLATLNKTTPELMAAETRTDVAEIGVEAAADVLGLEASAIHLYDEQDGLVPVAQTDAGRDLIGEPPTFTGEDSIAWRVYQQGEGRAIEDVHDNPEIYNPDTPVRSELILPLGEAGILIASSPTAATFDDEDRVLAEILASNITAALEQVERTEEIRAREAELTRQNERLEEFASVVSHDLRNPLRVAEGRLELLKEDCETEQVAPIERALDRMDALIEDILTLAREGDRVSEMEDVDLGDVCDACWQHVETAEATLEITTDTTIRADRSRLQQLIENLIRNAVEHGDDDVTVTVGDLEDGFYVADDGPGIPPDERESVFDAGYSTADDGTGFGLSIVKQIADAHGWDITITESEGGGARFEITGTEHA encoded by the coding sequence ATGTCAAAGACACTTGATTCACCACTTCAACGGTATTTGAACAATCGGGGAGGGAAATGTAGATGGTCGAACTCAGTCACGATACTCACGTCCCAACCGTTATTCGTTGTCTCAATCACGCTGTACATAATGAGCAACGGCTCTCCAAACTCCATTCAGGTTCTTCACGTCGACGACGAACCTGATTTCGCTGATCTGACCGCTACTTTCCTCGAACGTGAGGACGACCGGTTTGCCGTCGAAACAGCCACCAGTGCGAGCGATGGAAAAGACGAACTCGAACAGAACGAATTCGACTGTGTGGTATCGGATTATGAGATGCCCGGACAGAACGGGATTGAGTTCCTCCAGTCCGTCCGGGAGCACCATCCCGAACTGCCGTTCATCCTCTTCACTGGCAAGGGTTCAGAGGAGGTTGCCAGCGATGCCATCTCCGCTGGCGTGACCGACTACCTCCAGAAGGAAGGCGGCACCGACCAGTACACGGTACTTGCGAACCGCATCACGAACGCTGTCGAACACCACCGAGCACAGGAGCGAGTCGAGCGAAGCGAGCAACGGTTGCGCGAGATTGTCGATGCCCTTCCTCATCTTCTCTACGTGGTTGACGAGGAAGGGAACTATCTGCTGGCGAATGAAGCACTCGCGACGTTCCACGACACGACTGTTGAAGATATTGAAGGGTCGAATATCGCTGAGATTCTTGAAGCATCGGCTGCTGACCAATTTCGACAGCATCTGGACGAAGTACTCGAAGATGAGACGACACAGCGAGTTCCCGAAGTTGAGATTACCGATCCAAACGGTGAGACACACATCTTCGAACCGCGATTACAGCCGTACGAGTTCGGCGATGTCGATGATCAGGCCGTCCTCGGTATCGCAGCGGATGTGACCGAGCGCAAGACACACGAACGGACACTTGAACGGACGCGCGAGCGGATGCAACTCGCGCTCGAACACACGAACTCGGTGATCTTCGAGATCGACTGCAACACAGACGAAGTCGTTCGACACGGGGCCTACAACGAGTTTTTCGAGCTGTCGGCAGACGAGGTACCGACGTGGGAAGACCATCTCGCGCAGGCGGTACACCCTGACGACCGCGACCAATTCCAGCAATTCTACCAACAACTGGTCGACGGTGAGAGGGATGGCGGCCAATTAGAGTACCGAACAACACCCGAGATGGGCGATGTACGTTGGATACGGGATACCATCTCTGTCCAGAATGAATCCAGTGGTGAGTCACGCCAAGTGATCGGTATCGCTCGCGAGATTACCGAGTACAAGGAGCGAGAGCAAGAACTCGAGCAAAAGGAACGTCGCTATCAAGCGATCTTCGACGATCCGAACATCCTCGTCGGTCTGATCGACACGGACGGGACGGTTCTCGAAATCAACGAGACCGCGATGGACTACGTTGACGCCACACGGGAGGACGTGACGGACAAACCGTTCTGGGAGACGCCGTGGTTCAATTATTCAGAGAGGCTTCAAGAAGACGTGAAAGGTTGGATCAAGCGGGCGGCAGACGGCGAATACGTGGAGTTTGAGACTGATCTTCTCCAACCCGGTGGTGAGCAATATACCGTCAAGGGTGTCTTCAGGCCTGTCCGAGACGAAGAGGGCGACGTCGTCTCACTCATCATCTCCGATCGCGAGATTACAGAGCAAAAGGAGTACGAGCGGGAACTCGAGCAGACGAATGCGCTCCTGTCGACGTTGTTCGATACACTCCCGGTTGGCGTGCTCGCCGAAGACGAACAACGCAACGTCGTCGCCGTCAACGAACAGATGTTCGAGCTGTTCGACCTGCCGGGTTCCCCCGACGAGATTCGCGGCACGGACTGCGCCCAACTCGCGGCAGATATCAGTGACACGTTCGCTGACTCTGAGGCATTCGTCGACCGGATTGACGACCTGATCGCTGGGCAAGAACCGGTGTATAACGAAGAGCTGGAGCTTGCTGACGGGCAGACGTATGCACGGAGCTACCATCCAATCGAACTCTCAGAGGGTGACGGGCATCTGTGGGTCTACCGTGATATCACCGCGAGAAAGACGCGCGAGACACGCCTTGCAACCCTCAACAAAACGACGCCGGAGCTGATGGCCGCTGAGACGCGAACGGATGTCGCCGAGATTGGCGTTGAGGCTGCCGCCGACGTGCTGGGGTTAGAGGCGAGTGCGATTCATCTGTACGATGAGCAGGACGGGCTCGTTCCTGTCGCGCAGACCGACGCTGGACGCGATCTCATCGGTGAGCCACCGACGTTCACGGGCGAGGACAGCATTGCGTGGCGCGTCTACCAACAGGGTGAGGGACGTGCAATCGAGGATGTCCACGATAATCCGGAGATCTACAATCCGGACACCCCGGTTCGGAGTGAACTCATCCTTCCACTCGGTGAGGCGGGGATTTTGATCGCCAGCTCACCGACAGCGGCAACCTTCGACGATGAGGATCGCGTCCTCGCGGAGATCTTGGCCAGCAACATTACAGCGGCACTCGAACAGGTCGAGCGGACTGAAGAAATACGCGCTCGCGAGGCAGAACTGACACGTCAGAACGAACGCTTGGAGGAGTTCGCCAGCGTCGTTTCCCACGATCTGCGAAATCCACTGCGGGTGGCCGAGGGACGACTGGAACTCTTGAAAGAGGACTGTGAAACCGAACAGGTAGCGCCTATCGAACGAGCACTCGACCGGATGGATGCGCTGATCGAGGATATCCTGACGTTAGCTCGCGAGGGCGACAGAGTGAGCGAGATGGAAGATGTCGATCTCGGGGATGTCTGCGATGCATGCTGGCAACACGTCGAAACGGCCGAGGCGACTCTCGAGATCACGACCGACACAACGATTCGAGCCGATCGAAGCCGTCTCCAGCAGCTAATAGAGAATCTCATTCGCAATGCCGTCGAACACGGAGATGACGACGTCACGGTGACGGTTGGAGACCTCGAAGACGGGTTCTACGTTGCGGATGACGGCCCGGGGATTCCACCCGACGAGCGCGAGTCGGTGTTCGATGCAGGATACTCGACGGCAGATGACGGGACGGGCTTCGGTCTGAGCATCGTCAAGCAGATCGCTGACGCCCACGGGTGGGATATTACGATCACGGAAAGCGAGGGCGGTGGAGCACGTTTCGAGATCACTGGAACCGAACACGCTTGA
- a CDS encoding DUF7344 domain-containing protein: MTTSNADAHDTVAADESEDDRNCGAETERLDAVFGALADARRRRVIRILAARIEGDATTVSTLAESLAACEPGRPATDRLAVSLRHVHLPQLDDAGIVDYDPDRSQVRYEDVSLVERLLAQL; the protein is encoded by the coding sequence ATGACCACATCGAACGCAGACGCACACGACACCGTGGCGGCCGACGAATCGGAGGACGACCGAAACTGCGGTGCCGAGACGGAGCGGCTGGATGCCGTCTTCGGCGCCCTCGCCGACGCACGGCGCCGGCGTGTGATCCGCATCCTCGCCGCGAGGATAGAGGGAGACGCGACGACCGTTTCGACCCTCGCCGAATCGCTCGCGGCGTGCGAACCCGGCCGACCAGCCACGGACCGACTCGCCGTCTCGCTCAGACACGTCCACCTGCCACAACTCGACGACGCCGGCATCGTCGACTACGACCCCGACCGCTCGCAGGTCCGGTACGAGGACGTGTCGCTCGTCGAGCGACTGCTGGCACAGCTCTGA
- a CDS encoding AbrB/MazE/SpoVT family DNA-binding domain-containing protein yields the protein MSGEVRTDERGRVTIPKEVRDRYGKKFRLVELDSGIKLVPIPDDPLEPLRAAASEELREASLEDLEEAAQEEAREQAVEQIR from the coding sequence ATGAGTGGAGAAGTGCGAACGGACGAGCGTGGGCGCGTGACGATTCCGAAAGAGGTACGCGACCGCTACGGTAAGAAGTTCCGCCTCGTCGAGCTGGACAGCGGTATCAAGCTGGTGCCGATTCCCGACGATCCACTAGAGCCGTTGCGAGCGGCGGCTTCCGAGGAGCTTCGCGAGGCATCTCTCGAGGATCTCGAAGAGGCAGCTCAAGAAGAGGCACGCGAACAGGCTGTCGAGCAGATACGCTGA
- a CDS encoding amidohydrolase family protein: MAADIAISDALVLTVDERNRLYERGTVLVDDGRITEVRKSKDGDGEIEATHTIDGDGKLVMPGLVNAHTHLELTPLIGAFSDLDLLEMMGSMTAIYGRLGEGDFDYLVEAGYELAALNFLLGGVTTINSMDVRPSAGAETFGEAGLRGFFGSTITDLFWDVPVDEQFDRARSFIDEYHDTYGGRIRATICPHDDWSCTRDLWERTAALAAEYPDLLVHTHLLELEESNTMARANGGEDSLDLLDDAGLLDDRLVAAHFRVADEADIERTAEADASVAHCPSVFCYWNPDAEMQWTPVPELRDVGVDVGLGIDDHYWHDSYSMFGEARQARLAANVKRTSGQFSSMELVRMLTIEGAHALGVGDEIGSIEPGKRADIILLDVHKPKFTPLTNVPAHVVNNAAPADVETVIVDGEIVMQGGTPMTMDADAVQERVEVAVERFADETGWELDIGGGEPPGSVETIRDLPKRGPARLLSRLALQSARDKLPF; encoded by the coding sequence ATGGCTGCTGACATCGCTATCTCTGATGCGCTTGTTCTCACGGTCGACGAGCGGAACCGTCTGTACGAGCGTGGGACGGTGCTTGTCGACGACGGTCGCATCACGGAGGTGCGGAAGTCCAAGGACGGCGATGGGGAAATTGAAGCAACGCACACGATCGACGGAGACGGAAAACTGGTGATGCCGGGACTGGTCAACGCCCACACCCACCTCGAACTGACGCCGCTGATCGGGGCGTTCAGCGACCTCGACCTGCTGGAGATGATGGGCAGTATGACGGCTATCTACGGCCGCCTCGGCGAGGGCGACTTCGACTATCTGGTCGAGGCTGGGTACGAGCTTGCCGCCTTGAATTTCCTTCTCGGGGGCGTCACGACGATCAACTCGATGGACGTTCGTCCGAGTGCAGGCGCGGAGACGTTCGGAGAAGCGGGACTCCGGGGCTTCTTCGGCTCGACCATCACGGATCTGTTCTGGGACGTTCCCGTCGACGAGCAGTTCGACCGCGCCCGGTCGTTCATCGACGAGTACCACGACACCTACGGCGGGCGAATCCGGGCGACGATCTGCCCGCACGACGACTGGTCGTGTACGCGCGACCTGTGGGAGCGCACGGCTGCTCTCGCGGCCGAGTATCCCGACCTGCTCGTCCACACTCACTTGCTGGAACTCGAAGAGAGCAACACGATGGCGCGAGCGAACGGCGGCGAGGATTCGCTCGATCTACTCGATGACGCCGGATTACTCGACGATCGGCTGGTTGCAGCGCACTTCCGCGTCGCCGATGAGGCGGATATCGAGCGGACTGCCGAGGCGGACGCGTCCGTGGCACACTGCCCGTCGGTGTTCTGCTACTGGAACCCGGACGCCGAGATGCAGTGGACGCCCGTTCCCGAACTGCGGGATGTAGGTGTCGACGTCGGGCTGGGCATCGACGACCACTACTGGCACGACTCCTACAGCATGTTCGGCGAAGCTCGGCAGGCACGTCTTGCGGCCAACGTCAAGCGAACGAGCGGCCAGTTCTCCTCGATGGAGCTGGTGCGGATGCTGACGATCGAGGGGGCTCATGCGCTGGGTGTTGGCGACGAGATCGGGAGCATCGAACCGGGCAAGCGGGCGGACATCATCCTCCTCGACGTGCACAAGCCGAAGTTCACGCCGCTGACCAACGTGCCTGCCCACGTCGTGAACAACGCCGCGCCGGCGGACGTGGAGACGGTTATCGTCGACGGAGAAATCGTGATGCAAGGTGGGACACCGATGACGATGGACGCTGACGCGGTACAGGAGCGCGTGGAGGTGGCAGTCGAACGGTTTGCCGACGAGACAGGATGGGAACTGGACATTGGAGGCGGTGAACCGCCGGGGTCGGTCGAGACGATTCGAGACCTCCCCAAGCGTGGGCCCGCCCGCCTGCTCTCTCGGCTCGCCCTCCAATCAGCGCGTGACAAGCTCCCCTTCTGA
- a CDS encoding helix-turn-helix domain-containing protein, producing MGIIVELRLPTHQFAFGRYLPTRSGGTTEIERMNAVGDGSTPIFSFADYDGGRPDDGDPFDDVDGCRLEFVDAFGDCELCIVSWDPEADPFFRILDEHDGTIRRGTGSDETWTFEAEFPSHDDLSTFRSACDDIDASVEIQRVYNPTSTGTGAWFGLTPRQRRTLELAVERGYYDIPRRCTTIELADDLDISDQAVTERLRRGIVTFVTNALLFEDE from the coding sequence ATGGGTATCATCGTAGAACTACGACTACCGACTCACCAGTTCGCGTTCGGTCGGTACCTGCCGACCCGATCCGGGGGTACTACGGAGATCGAACGGATGAACGCGGTGGGGGACGGATCCACCCCGATCTTCTCGTTCGCGGATTACGACGGAGGCCGACCCGACGACGGTGATCCGTTCGACGACGTGGACGGATGCCGACTGGAGTTCGTGGACGCCTTCGGCGACTGCGAACTCTGTATCGTCTCGTGGGATCCCGAGGCGGACCCTTTCTTTCGGATCCTCGACGAACACGACGGTACGATTCGGCGCGGGACGGGGTCCGACGAGACGTGGACGTTCGAGGCGGAGTTCCCGAGCCACGACGACCTCTCGACCTTTCGGTCGGCCTGTGACGACATCGACGCCTCCGTCGAGATCCAACGCGTCTACAACCCGACGAGTACGGGCACGGGCGCCTGGTTCGGGCTGACGCCTCGACAGCGAAGGACGCTCGAACTCGCGGTCGAACGGGGCTACTACGACATCCCTCGCCGATGTACGACTATCGAACTCGCCGACGACCTCGACATCTCCGATCAGGCCGTCACGGAACGACTGCGCCGCGGCATCGTGACGTTCGTCACCAACGCGCTGTTGTTCGAGGACGAATGA
- a CDS encoding helix-turn-helix domain-containing protein: MTDFMDPTAAKIVLAAQHGDSINRISNKIGTSYSWIYDWIGRLDDAEIISNTDNGVRVRDYEMRRRYEEMMGTLYSRDDVSQEDAYVIPHFAGMEFAYTEIDAAYVWTNGGFQIARSHDDYPVFIEVHERDVDRWIEFFERFGVDTTVGERPDAADVDGSVHYVLFPQAESIDVEWVDGNPVIPLDATVSQMVETRPAYEPALEMLADEHDVDIDASHRDEIAN; the protein is encoded by the coding sequence ATGACCGATTTTATGGATCCCACCGCTGCGAAGATCGTCTTGGCGGCACAGCATGGGGATTCTATCAACCGAATCTCGAATAAGATCGGGACGTCGTATTCGTGGATCTACGACTGGATCGGTCGCTTGGACGACGCAGAGATCATCTCAAATACAGATAACGGAGTTCGAGTTCGTGACTACGAGATGCGACGGCGCTACGAGGAGATGATGGGAACGTTGTACAGCCGCGACGATGTTTCACAGGAGGACGCGTACGTGATCCCCCACTTCGCCGGGATGGAGTTCGCCTACACGGAGATCGATGCCGCCTACGTCTGGACGAACGGCGGATTCCAGATCGCTCGAAGTCACGACGATTATCCCGTGTTTATCGAGGTTCACGAGCGCGATGTCGATCGGTGGATCGAGTTCTTCGAGCGGTTCGGGGTCGACACGACCGTGGGTGAGCGCCCGGATGCGGCCGATGTTGACGGGAGCGTCCACTACGTCTTATTCCCGCAGGCAGAGAGTATCGACGTCGAGTGGGTCGACGGCAATCCCGTGATTCCGTTGGACGCCACGGTCAGCCAGATGGTGGAAACCCGACCGGCGTACGAACCGGCGTTGGAGATGCTCGCCGACGAGCACGACGTGGACATCGACGCGAGTCATCGCGATGAGATAGCCAACTGA